gagaacgacgaagggccggaaacggcgttaggcacgtcaagtgcaaggccgagtacggcaaggggtcgggagcagcgttgagcacgtggagtgcgagttgccagggcgagtccctaaaaggatacctgggatatcctcacggcatggtccgcaaatccagggcttggtaaacgcctggaacggctaggccgtatgtgtttagccaattggtggcctatttatatgcctaatatatgtgttgcatatgttatctgtttgtgggttttcttgctgggcttcggctcatggatgctctgtggtgcaggtaagggtaaagagaaggtcaaccaaccatgagtacagcaggcgtgaggcggcgtgtacatgtttggccagcttggctgccacaaccagaggattttgggagatgcttgtaaatgaacttagattttgtcgtttagccgacttagtacagtttcttatgttgtaaatatttctaaattgtattttgggattccaggtgtcaaacttttatgatcttCGATGATATAGAGTTAATTGTACACTTTCTTcactgtttatggcttaattacactgtttgacttaaaacctcgattagcgagttgaaagcacgtttttaaactcacttagtaacgactctaaggaagtagggcgttatagaactgtttcaagtttattatcttaatctcgatcctctcataccaatatgagattaagaccacatagataaactttagaattttctgatattcacttaatattatcaatataatatcagacatattctatatatataataattcaattaaattatttatttcatttaaaacatttgtcaactacaattgcttcaAGGGCACTATTGCCAAGAACATGTAATCATGGAATAGGTGGTAGTGGTACCAGAGGAGTGGTGGTCGGTCCTGGTATGTGTCAGAGgtttgcaaaagtactcctgccatgGAACCATGtcgtgcctccactacttgccggGTACGAACCTCATAGGCGTGCTAGGGGAGTCCTTACTTTGTACCCTTCTTATATTGCCACTACTGACAAGGTGTGAGACTTGAGCGCGTTTCTTCCGTATTGGTATGGGAGCTTTATCCACTATACCACTTGTAGGGGTCATATCTGAGAGGTTTTATGTTGGCGCTTACGCACGAGGTGCTTTCCTAGATGAGGTGCCTTCCTTGGTGCGAGGCACAGACCTAGTGAGGTGTGACTCTCCCTTGGGGTGAGAAGCCTCTCCTTGCGAGGCGTCTCCCTTGGTGTGAGACGCGAGTCTTTCGAGGGACCTTGTGACAAAGTAGCCACAATTGCAGGAGGCAAAAGTCTCACTTTTTAACCTTGTAAGGTATTGGTGACTAGGAGCCCGCCTCAGGCGCATGTCGAATTTTTAACAACTACAAAAGgttattgtattattattatttaaaaaaaaaaaccattaacaatattttggtttaatttttcttttaatatgttcatgtcattcttttattttaaaatttatatgacattcataaaaaattaataagaataattagtaaattttttaaataaaattaaacaaaagtgCATTGCCACGTTGCTTGCacttagtatttattaaaaacatgTATACATCTAATAAAAATAATAGGGATATTTGCGACAAAAATATCAAATCTTTCATAGTAGTTTTACTTAGGTACCAAATTAATTTTTTTGCTGTAAAAAATTAATTTGGTTCTTTAAGTATAAATATTAGAAAAGATTTAGTATTATTATTGTAGAAAAAGAATTTAAAATTTAAGTGCAAcaattaaaaaatgatatttttgccaCAAAttacccaaaataatacttatcTAAAACATTCCTATAATTTGAGGCAAAAGTACACATAATGGCCCAACCCAAAACAAATGCATAATGTAATGTGGTGTGACGGCCGTACGCTAATGGCGCAATCTTAAAAATAGGAGAGGAGAGACAAGAAAAGCCCTATATTAGTTGAGAGTAGCAACGGCGGCCCAGATTTGGAGGAACTTAGCTAACTCAGAAGAACCGCTCTTTTCTCTCGGCGGTCAGAACTATCGGGACTCTCATTCACACATACCTCGCTCGTACACACCCACACCCACATCCACACCACTGAGATCCATTCCTGCTTCCCCCCTTTCTCCTCCATACTCGCCGAAACTACTAAGATTCACCAGCTTTCTCAGGTAACTTTTTCCAAATTTACatatattttcttctttttcaccTACATATAAACTTCTTTTTCTTCCAAGACTTTGTTTGGTTCATGGGAAAGTGTAACAATGGAGGAATTTTGTTCGAGTCTTGTGTTATTCTTTCGTTCTTTTGTTTAGTGTTCTTGATAATTTTTAACAGTTCTATTTTTAGTTCAGCTTCTAGGTCCCACATTTAATTTTCATTTTGCTGATGAAACTGAGGGTTGGAACTTGAAGAAGGTTCTTGGTGTTCAAAGTCTTGAGTTCTTTTTctgttatttatgtattttgtaaaatatttttttgttcctACCCTTTTATGACATGTTCCAGAGCTAGAATTGGGCTCTGTTACTGTGAATCTGCGACATAAAACGCTTGAAGAATGTGATATTGTTACTGAGTTCATCTTTTgagtttttctttttaaaaccttTTTCATAATTGGATTGGGTGGTGGTTGTTTCTTTATGTACTACCTAGAAGTAATTCTCTGAATGTGTGTGTGTGggtgttttgtttttttaaacaAAACTTTTGCATAGAGATGGTGTTGGCATTTATGAATTTTTTCTTAATATCTTGCGTTATAGAAATTTATTTGCCTGCCATGATCTCATTTGGGCTATTATATGTACAGTTTCGAGTGcattgtatatatgtatgtattgaATTACTAAGATGGTGCTTTCTTGTAAGGCTGTCTCTTAGTTTAGAAATAACTTGCATTATGCTTGATTAAATTCTCATTATTTACTTCATTTCCATTGCAATCCTAACGTACTTAAAAAATTGGTAATTGTTGTTCTGCATTTACCGTTAAATACAGAGATACTTCTTTTTTGTTTAATTCATAGAAGTAGTTTCCGCATATTTGGATTAGTTTTTATTCTATGTCTTCTTGTTCCTCTTCTGTATCTCTATCTTTGTTTCCATTATATCCGACTTTAGTTAATTTTCGGCGTGGTGTTGTTTGGGAATTTACACGCTCTTAAGTTAGGTGTATAATCTTTTTGTCTTGCAGGTTTATGGATGCACATAATGTCACAGCTTCTTAAGTAGTTATAATGGCTTTTTGATCTTTGGAGCATCATTTTTGGGAGAAATTTATTGGCCAGTTATTCATTCATGCTCTTGAAGATTTGTTGTGGTCAAATACGTTTAAATAGAAGGACTGAGTTGATTTTTGCGAGCTTTTACCTACACAAATTTGGTAATAACATTACTGCCCTTTGTTGGGATTAATCTATTTTGATAGATTTCGAACATTATTGGAGTAGTACCTATACTGCTTACTGTTTAGCCTTTTATTACTGCACATATAGAAGAATCTACAACACAAATGAGTAGTGTAACCGCAGAAGGTGTGCATTCTAAAGAAAGTATGTTAGAACAGGTGAATGATATTGAACCTTTAGAACAAATAAATCATATTGAATGTAATATTATAGAAAATGCTCAACGGGAACTTGGCACATCAGTGTCCAGCATCCTTAGTGAACAATTGCAACCACTTTCCGAAAATGTGGCCAATGATTCTCTTCCTCAACTATCAGAACAACATTCGTTCCCACAACTGACAACATCAGAAAAGGCTGGTGATTTTGGTCGTGATGTCTGTATTGAGCCATTAGGACATCAACCTGGCCGCAGAGACTTATCTCAAAGGGATTCCAGAGATGTACGTGGCAAGCCGCATGGACAAAAGCATCAACCTAACACCAAGTATGTAGGAAATGAAGCACCAGACAGCTCTATTCTTGGTAAGCACTTGGAATCATTTTCTGGAAATGCTACCAATGATCCACTTATTAAAAATATGGACCTGCTTCAAGAAGATGTGAGCATGAGTTGCCAGACTGAAAAAACTTCTTGCCCTCAACAAGAGACATCAGAATTGAAAAATGAATGTGGTGCTGGAAGCCAATGTACTGAACCATCTAAGCAAAATCTTCACGTGGGATCTAACCTCTTACACAAGGAAACAGGAGAAAATAACACCATTACCTTTGTTGTGGCTGAACAGCATGAATCTATTTCTGAAAATAGGACCATGATTTGTGATGGGAAGCTGGTAGTGTCTGAAGGTGTGATAAAAAATTGTCAGACAGATAAAAAATCATGCCCTCAACAAAGTATGTTGGGGCAGACCAAGAACTATGATTGTGGATGTGCACTTGGTGAGAAACTGAAAAGTGAAGACAATCTTGGTTCCGAGCATCTACATACGTCTCCTGTTAAAACTAGCAATGCAGCATCAGATCCTATTGCTGCTGAACATTTGGAACCACCACTTGGAGATGTAAGCGGGAACCCTATTATTAGTAAACAACAAGAACAATCTTCTGAAGATGTGGTCGAAAAGTCTACTCTTGAGCAGTTTGAAACCTCCTCTAAAAGTTTAAGGAAGAACTCCAGCAAATCAGGACGGAAAGTTAAGCGAACTTCAAAATCAAGACAGAAAAAATATATGTTAAGATCTTTGGTTGGTAGCGACCGGCTTCTACGATCAAGGACCCAAGAGAAACCTAAATCTCTTGAACCAAGTAATATTTTGGGCAATGCTAATGCTGGTAATGGGgtggagaagaaaaaggagagaaaaaaGAGAGGTGCAAAGAAAGTTATAGCTGATGAGTTTTCGAGAATCAGGAAACGTCTGAGATATTTTCTCAATCGAATACAGTATGAGCAAAATCTAATCGATGCTTATTCTAGTGAAGGATGGAAAGGAAACAGGTGCTTATTTTCAACTGCTTAGCTGCTTTATCAAAGTTGGGAATTTATTGTGCATTTGGTTTACTGTATCTTGAATGGTTTTGATATTTGATTTGTGCTATATTCTTATAAAAGATTGTATTTGTCTTCATTTTCTTGCATGCCATATGATAATTACTACAAAGGAAGGCAAAACATGTTTAACTTATTGATGCGGAATAAAGATAGACCCCAAGGATAGTTAGatattatgtttaatttttatttcaaaaagGTTACTATTAAGTTATCTTATTTTGAGCAATTAGAGTTTTAGTATGTTTAAACAATTCCAATAATTAGTTTTCTAGTTGATTTAGAACTTGTTATTTGCCTATCTATTAATAGGCCTGCTTATTTTTCAGACTTGATATTAAATTATAAAGTGTTCAATTTCCTCTCTAATACTGTTGTTGTTCTCttctcttgatttttttttctgaCACATTATTTCCTGTTCTTATTTCTCATGGTTCTACATCACTTGTAGTTTTATGAATCCTTAAAGatgaaatttattttaaattcttCAGAAGCTGGTGAAAGGTGGGGTCTCACCGATTTTGCTGTCTATCTCTTCCCTGCCTTGCATTTATTGTCAGCGATTTGATATGTCGTTTTTAAAGGAGTTCTAAGAATGTTTATGTAATGCCTTATGAGGATAGGTCAAGTGGTTGGGTGGGTGAGTGTGAGTGAGCGGTGGGGGTTCAAATCCCCTCaatgtgtatatgtatatatatatataattatataagaaAACGTTGTTCTGTTTCTCTTTGGCTTTATTGTATTTTGGTTTCCTCCTTTTCACCAGAATGTTTATTTGACTTTGTTTAAGTCGTGATTTGTTTGACTTTTCAGCCTAGAAAAGCTAAAACCAGAGAAAGAGCTTCAGCGGGCTACATCTGAAATATTTCGTCGTAAATTGAAAATAAGAGATCTATTTCAACAGCTTGATTCACTGTGTGCGGAAGGAAGGTTTCCAAAAGGTTTATTCGATTCTGAAGGGCAGATTGACAGTGAGGATGTAGGAGATCTTTTACTATAAGCCATTAAAATTCTAATTTCTCTTTGCTGAATCATTTTTTCGTTTTCCTTTTATTTGGCTTGAGATGAGAAGACATACTTCTTTGTTCTGTTTCTAATGAAGAATACTCAAGTCTTTTGCAATACATTGGGCAGATATTCTGTGCAAAATGTGGGTCCAAAGACTTGTCTGCTGATAATGATATAATACTATGTGATGGTGCTTGTGACCGTGGGTTCCACCAATTCTGTTTGGAACCTCCATTGTTGAATGAAGACAGTAATACCCAAACCATATACTTGAGTttctattaattaaaatttatt
The genomic region above belongs to Humulus lupulus chromosome 1, drHumLupu1.1, whole genome shotgun sequence and contains:
- the LOC133796348 gene encoding homeobox protein HAT3.1 — its product is MSSVTAEGVHSKESMLEQVNDIEPLEQINHIECNIIENAQRELGTSVSSILSEQLQPLSENVANDSLPQLSEQHSFPQLTTSEKAGDFGRDVCIEPLGHQPGRRDLSQRDSRDVRGKPHGQKHQPNTKYVGNEAPDSSILGKHLESFSGNATNDPLIKNMDLLQEDVSMSCQTEKTSCPQQETSELKNECGAGSQCTEPSKQNLHVGSNLLHKETGENNTITFVVAEQHESISENRTMICDGKLVVSEGVIKNCQTDKKSCPQQSMLGQTKNYDCGCALGEKLKSEDNLGSEHLHTSPVKTSNAASDPIAAEHLEPPLGDVSGNPIISKQQEQSSEDVVEKSTLEQFETSSKSLRKNSSKSGRKVKRTSKSRQKKYMLRSLVGSDRLLRSRTQEKPKSLEPSNILGNANAGNGVEKKKERKKRGAKKVIADEFSRIRKRLRYFLNRIQYEQNLIDAYSSEGWKGNSLEKLKPEKELQRATSEIFRRKLKIRDLFQQLDSLCAEGRFPKGLFDSEGQIDSEDIFCAKCGSKDLSADNDIILCDGACDRGFHQFCLEPPLLNEDIPPDNEGWLCPGCDCKVDCVDLLNDSHETNLSVGDNWEKVFPEAAAAVREGNNLDHNPELPSDDSEDDDYDPDGQEIEEKIDTDDSSSDESEYASACDELEAPPNNEMSLRLSSDDSDDNDYDPNALDIDENVKQESSSSDFTSDSEDLAATVDDNNAKRLLGKSNKQGFKCGGNKSSLKGELLDILNSGPGEDGSSLISEKRHVSRLDYKRLHDEAYGNVPSESSDDEDWSSSAATRKRKKKTTEQVAPMLSSDSRDDEELNNSSTTRKRKKKATGQVAPRLPNGNASTEKSEATKEPINHNLENREHISRRRPRQKSMVKDANDSPSKSLVGSPKSASTGSRVKSTSYKRLGDAVTQRLYTSFKENQYPDRAMKQSLAEELGLDSRQVSKWFENMRWSVRHSTCKEAGISGSASERSVPSPQTDKQLLESKQNIEASNGELPGIVDALPKTCTRKQDDDKAKLHTNESSCHTSAAQTSGRKRGRPKIEKPTTPVLVDANKTSGTRTRSRRKSAP